A single window of Flavobacterium aestivum DNA harbors:
- a CDS encoding DUF4296 domain-containing protein gives MKKIIFFFGLLVLFSSCNKDLVEKPNNLIDKGTMIDIMYDMSLLNALKYQNSNTLYSNNINPKTYVYKKYKIDSLQFVKSNAYYAADYGEYKKMFDALNDRLKKEKAKADSMIKKEQKKADALRKTKAKKTQDSIAKAKKEKELKAK, from the coding sequence TCCTTTTTTCAAGTTGTAATAAGGATCTGGTTGAAAAGCCGAATAACCTTATTGATAAAGGAACAATGATTGATATTATGTATGATATGTCACTTTTGAATGCATTGAAGTATCAAAATTCTAATACATTATACAGTAATAATATCAATCCAAAGACTTACGTTTATAAAAAGTATAAAATAGACAGTCTACAGTTTGTGAAGAGCAACGCTTATTATGCAGCTGATTATGGGGAATACAAAAAGATGTTTGATGCTTTAAACGACCGATTGAAAAAGGAGAAAGCAAAGGCAGATTCCATGATTAAAAAAGAGCAAAAAAAGGCAGATGCACTTAGAAAAACAAAAGCGAAAAAAACGCAAGACTCTATAGCGAAAGCAAAAAAAGAGAAAGAATTAAAAGCTAAGTAA
- a CDS encoding NAD-dependent epimerase/dehydratase family protein produces the protein MVLVTGGTGLVGAHLLIHLIEKGENVRAIYRNQDSIQKTKSLFSLYKKEALYDSIHWLQADVLDIPSLESAFVGIDQVYHCAALISFDPKDEDLVRKTNIEGTANIVNFCLTNDIKKLCHVSSIAALGDLAEHESIITEETEWNPEKPHSDYAISKYGAEMEVWRGLQEGLEVVIINPGVIIGPGFWNQGSGELFTKVKNGLSFYTKGSTGFIAVSDIVSTMYHLMKSEIHGERFTLISQNITFQNLLFTIADSLKVKRPKYYATPFIMNTLYKLDWIASNIFGKKRQLSRASARSSYSNDLFSNEKIKNALNIEFIDVHDYIKKIIKL, from the coding sequence ATGGTATTAGTCACAGGAGGAACTGGTTTAGTGGGCGCACATCTTTTAATTCACCTAATAGAAAAAGGTGAAAATGTTCGTGCTATCTATAGAAATCAAGACAGCATTCAAAAAACAAAATCTCTTTTTTCATTATACAAGAAAGAAGCTCTCTACGATTCGATTCATTGGCTCCAAGCTGATGTTCTTGACATTCCTTCTCTGGAAAGTGCATTTGTTGGAATCGACCAAGTGTATCACTGTGCTGCCTTAATTTCTTTTGACCCAAAAGATGAAGATCTTGTTCGGAAAACCAATATTGAAGGCACTGCAAACATTGTTAATTTTTGTTTGACCAACGATATCAAAAAACTTTGCCATGTAAGCTCTATAGCTGCTCTTGGCGACTTGGCGGAACACGAATCTATTATCACTGAAGAAACCGAATGGAATCCCGAAAAACCACATAGCGATTATGCAATTTCAAAATATGGTGCCGAAATGGAAGTTTGGCGAGGTTTACAAGAGGGACTTGAAGTTGTCATTATAAATCCCGGAGTAATCATTGGTCCCGGGTTTTGGAACCAAGGAAGTGGTGAGCTTTTTACGAAAGTAAAAAATGGACTGTCTTTTTACACCAAAGGATCTACAGGTTTTATTGCCGTTTCTGACATAGTCAGCACAATGTATCATTTAATGAAAAGCGAAATTCATGGTGAACGATTCACACTTATAAGCCAAAACATTACTTTTCAAAATCTGTTATTCACTATAGCTGATTCCCTAAAAGTCAAAAGACCCAAATACTATGCAACTCCTTTTATAATGAATACATTATATAAACTTGACTGGATAGCATCGAATATTTTTGGCAAGAAGAGACAACTTAGCAGAGCTTCAGCCAGATCTTCTTATTCAAATGATTTATTTTCTAATGAAAAAATAAAAAACGCCTTGAATATAGAATTCATAGACGTTCATGATTATATAAAAAAGATTATAAAATTATAA
- a CDS encoding tRNA modification GTPase — protein sequence MKKSLLIILFFYYAFSNAQISFEKGYFISNDGTRTECFIKNLDWKNTPTEFKYKLQLNDSESKVETISAVQEFGIENESTYKRFKVQIDRTSDEVKNLTTNENPTWTEETIFLKILVEGDAANLYEYTGEEIKRFFYQTPNSKLEQLIYLRYISELQNEGTQNITQNNAYQKQLFDNVRCGNTTPNDIRKLTYKRPELTNYFIEYNKCANPSGLKTKTKTTKGELFLRITPSINFVSLNIPDRNDYNLNVDANNKTIFKIGFEGEYILPYNKNKWSVFIDPTYQKYENESPYSVKSFFQNTKDVIYHAKIEYSSVEIPVGVRHYMFLNKTSKLFINLAYVFDVNGKATISYDQTEYYHSRTGPNFAFGFGYNYKNTVSLEMRMNTAKDLLADYPNSDANYKSFSIILGYKIL from the coding sequence ATGAAAAAATCATTACTTATTATTTTATTCTTTTATTATGCTTTCTCCAATGCACAAATATCCTTTGAAAAAGGATATTTTATATCTAACGATGGAACCCGAACAGAGTGTTTTATAAAAAACTTAGATTGGAAAAACACTCCTACAGAGTTTAAATATAAATTACAATTAAATGATTCTGAATCTAAAGTTGAAACCATTTCAGCAGTACAAGAATTCGGAATAGAAAATGAGAGTACTTACAAACGATTTAAAGTACAAATAGATCGTACATCAGATGAAGTTAAAAATTTAACCACTAACGAGAATCCAACTTGGACAGAAGAAACTATTTTCCTAAAAATATTAGTAGAGGGCGATGCTGCTAATCTATATGAATATACTGGTGAAGAAATAAAAAGATTCTTCTATCAAACTCCGAACTCAAAATTAGAGCAACTCATTTACTTAAGATATATTTCTGAGTTACAGAATGAAGGAACTCAAAATATAACTCAAAACAATGCTTATCAAAAACAATTGTTTGACAATGTAAGATGTGGTAATACTACCCCTAATGACATTAGAAAATTAACTTATAAAAGGCCTGAATTAACTAATTACTTTATTGAGTACAACAAGTGCGCCAATCCTTCAGGTTTAAAAACAAAAACAAAAACTACGAAAGGAGAACTTTTTTTAAGAATAACCCCTAGTATAAACTTTGTTTCATTAAACATACCAGATCGCAATGATTATAATTTAAATGTCGATGCAAATAACAAAACTATATTCAAAATAGGTTTTGAAGGAGAATACATACTACCTTATAATAAAAACAAGTGGAGTGTATTTATTGATCCAACTTATCAAAAATATGAGAACGAATCACCTTATTCAGTAAAAAGTTTTTTTCAAAACACAAAAGACGTAATATATCATGCTAAAATAGAGTATTCCTCTGTTGAAATACCAGTCGGAGTAAGACATTATATGTTTTTAAACAAAACATCAAAGCTTTTTATAAATCTCGCATATGTTTTTGATGTAAATGGAAAGGCAACTATAAGCTACGATCAAACCGAATACTATCACAGCAGAACAGGTCCCAACTTTGCATTTGGCTTTGGATACAACTATAAAAACACCGTTAGCCTAGAAATGAGAATGAATACAGCCAAAGATCTGTTGGCAGACTACCCAAATTCCGATGCTAATTATAAATCATTTAGTATTATTTTAGGCTATAAAATTTTGTAA
- the tyrS gene encoding tyrosine--tRNA ligase → MKNIISELQWRGLVHDIMPGTEEQLLKEMTTTYIGFDPTSDSLHIGSLVPIILLVHLKNFGHKPIALVGGATGMIGDPSGKSDERNLLDEATLNYNVEGIKAVLSRFLDFNGTAANAPVLVNNYDWMKGLSFINFARDVGKRITVNYMMAKDSVKKRLSGEGEGMSFTEFTYQLIQGYDFYHLHKEYNCLLQMGGSDQWGNITTGTELVRRMNVGEDAKAFAMTCPLITKADGSKFGKSEGGNVWLTADKTSVYKFYQFWLNTTDIDAEKYIKIFTFLDKETIDALIEEHKVAPHLRVLQRKLAEELTIFVHSKEELEKAIKASNILFGNATADDLKQLDETTFLEVFDGVPQAEISKADIENGIDIIHVLNEKTGFFKSNGEARRALTANSISVNKEKVNETFVLSAKDLINDQFVLLQSGKKNYFVIRVI, encoded by the coding sequence ATGAAAAATATAATTTCCGAATTACAATGGCGTGGCTTAGTGCACGACATCATGCCAGGAACTGAAGAGCAACTTTTAAAAGAAATGACGACTACCTATATAGGATTTGATCCCACATCAGATTCATTGCATATCGGGAGTTTAGTGCCAATTATTTTGTTAGTTCACCTTAAGAATTTTGGGCATAAACCAATCGCTTTGGTTGGTGGTGCTACAGGAATGATTGGGGATCCTTCCGGGAAATCTGATGAGAGAAATTTATTGGATGAAGCTACTTTAAATTATAATGTTGAAGGTATAAAAGCGGTTTTGTCTCGTTTTTTAGATTTCAATGGCACTGCAGCAAATGCTCCGGTTTTAGTAAATAATTACGACTGGATGAAAGGGTTGTCATTTATTAATTTTGCTCGTGATGTCGGTAAACGTATTACGGTAAATTATATGATGGCCAAAGACTCTGTGAAGAAAAGATTATCTGGTGAAGGAGAAGGAATGTCTTTTACTGAGTTTACTTACCAATTGATTCAAGGTTACGATTTTTATCATTTGCATAAAGAATACAATTGTTTGTTGCAAATGGGAGGTTCTGATCAATGGGGAAATATCACTACTGGAACCGAATTAGTACGCAGAATGAATGTGGGTGAGGATGCCAAAGCTTTTGCAATGACCTGTCCTTTGATTACGAAAGCAGATGGTTCTAAATTTGGAAAATCCGAAGGTGGAAATGTGTGGTTGACGGCAGATAAAACTTCTGTATATAAATTTTACCAGTTTTGGTTGAATACTACTGATATTGATGCTGAGAAGTATATTAAAATCTTTACTTTCTTAGATAAAGAAACAATAGATGCTTTGATTGAAGAGCATAAAGTAGCTCCACATTTAAGAGTTTTACAGAGAAAATTAGCTGAAGAGTTAACGATTTTTGTGCACTCTAAAGAAGAATTAGAGAAAGCGATTAAAGCTTCTAATATTCTTTTTGGAAATGCTACTGCCGATGATTTAAAACAATTGGATGAAACCACTTTTCTAGAAGTTTTTGATGGAGTTCCTCAAGCTGAGATTTCTAAAGCTGATATAGAAAACGGAATTGATATTATTCATGTTCTGAATGAGAAAACAGGATTCTTTAAGTCGAATGGAGAGGCGAGAAGAGCTTTGACGGCTAATTCAATTTCTGTGAACAAAGAAAAAGTAAACGAAACATTTGTGCTTTCTGCAAAAGATCTGATTAACGATCAGTTTGTTTTGTTGCAAAGCGGAAAGAAAAATTATTTTGTGATTAGAGTGATTTAG
- a CDS encoding acyl transferase: protein MITANDIFTISSQKQFEKIALKVFRFQYENNLVYQEFCKLLKTNPQKVKSLHQIPFLPIQFFKSHNVVSNQNLIQTTFTSSGTTGAITSKHLVTDVSIYEESYRKGFSQFYGNIEDYVVLALLPSYLEREGSSLIYMVEDLIQLTNNSDSGFYLNNHDELIQKLIDLDQAGQNVILIGVTYALLDLIEKRTFQLQHTIIMETGGMKGKRKEMIREELHKQLCEGFGVKAIHSEYGMTELLSQAYSLGEGVFECPSWMQIHIRDTEDALTYIQDGKTGGINVIDLANINSCSFIATQDLGKKNPNTTFEVLGRFDNSDIRGCNLMVV from the coding sequence TTGATTACAGCCAACGACATATTTACCATTTCCAGCCAAAAACAATTTGAAAAAATAGCACTAAAAGTGTTCCGCTTTCAGTATGAAAACAATTTAGTCTACCAGGAATTTTGTAAATTATTAAAAACAAATCCACAAAAGGTAAAATCGCTACATCAAATTCCTTTTTTACCCATTCAGTTTTTCAAAAGTCATAATGTTGTTTCAAACCAGAACCTGATTCAAACTACTTTTACCAGTAGCGGAACAACTGGAGCCATAACTAGTAAACATTTGGTTACCGACGTTTCAATCTATGAAGAAAGCTATCGTAAAGGGTTTTCGCAATTTTACGGAAACATTGAAGATTACGTTGTTTTGGCTTTACTTCCTTCCTATCTAGAAAGAGAAGGCTCTTCCTTAATCTATATGGTTGAAGATTTAATACAATTAACCAACAACAGTGATAGTGGTTTTTACCTCAACAATCACGATGAATTAATCCAAAAGCTTATCGATTTAGACCAAGCGGGACAAAATGTAATCTTGATTGGAGTTACCTATGCCTTATTGGATTTAATCGAAAAAAGAACATTCCAATTGCAGCACACCATCATTATGGAAACTGGTGGTATGAAAGGTAAACGCAAAGAAATGATTCGGGAAGAATTACACAAACAGTTATGCGAAGGTTTTGGAGTTAAAGCCATACATTCTGAATATGGCATGACCGAATTACTTTCTCAAGCCTATTCCTTGGGTGAGGGCGTGTTTGAATGCCCCTCTTGGATGCAAATTCACATTCGCGATACCGAAGACGCTCTAACTTATATACAGGATGGTAAAACCGGCGGAATCAACGTAATTGACCTAGCCAACATCAACTCTTGCTCATTTATTGCTACACAGGATTTGGGTAAAAAAAATCCCAATACTACTTTCGAAGTATTGGGACGTTTTGATAATTCTGATATTCGAGGTTGTAATTTGATGGTAGTCTAA
- a CDS encoding T9SS type A sorting domain-containing protein: protein MTKNYFYITLLLAFFFTISATAQDNKQQPRLQENASIEGLSLYPNPVTTGKVYITSKNDLEKEIIIFDVLGKKVLQTKIDSKELNVSNLLPGVYIIKIIEEDATSSRKLIVR, encoded by the coding sequence ATGACCAAAAACTACTTTTATATTACTCTTTTATTGGCTTTTTTCTTTACTATTAGTGCAACAGCGCAAGATAATAAGCAACAGCCAAGACTACAAGAAAACGCTTCGATTGAAGGGTTGAGCTTGTACCCAAACCCTGTAACTACTGGTAAAGTATACATTACTTCAAAAAATGACTTAGAAAAAGAAATCATTATTTTTGACGTTTTAGGAAAAAAAGTATTACAAACTAAAATTGACTCTAAAGAGCTCAATGTTTCTAACTTGCTTCCTGGTGTTTATATTATAAAAATCATCGAAGAAGATGCAACTAGCAGTAGAAAATTAATAGTAAGGTAA
- a CDS encoding T9SS type A sorting domain-containing protein, with product MIKITVNYKAGSTTSPPVTPPELIYIGSWPTTTITITEGDTAPPLISSGAGNYTFQWYKTIDGVFTPIPGATSFYYYPGTPLVTTTYFRKNILGSNIGNSNEITITVIKAPPILNNTIAFNLTQLNGVLIEGSLPTGGGGANSYIYTWYIIDEDGDSSELPDTSFSYILHSPEFDRYFNSSKNFEIIRNIQSAGKYSRSNALEIPHISDIQNNIISINNKQVTGGIPTGGIGIYKYSWSIYYTGDAIDFDETTKDLDLTPYQELINRISQIDNSARLIRKVSSGKTSISNGLSINGITSRSLQQENTLTSTVYPNPSSGSVNFTTNFSSNKEMEIIIYSEKSKKTQTVFKGITTPNQIVKWDIPSNYPKGIYYYKIVSDNKQVKSGKILYQ from the coding sequence ATGATTAAAATTACTGTGAATTATAAAGCTGGATCAACTACATCTCCTCCAGTAACACCTCCTGAATTAATCTATATAGGATCTTGGCCAACTACCACCATAACAATAACAGAAGGCGACACCGCCCCTCCATTGATAAGTTCGGGAGCAGGCAATTATACATTTCAATGGTACAAAACTATAGATGGTGTTTTCACACCTATCCCTGGTGCAACAAGTTTTTATTATTACCCAGGAACTCCTCTTGTTACAACAACATATTTTAGAAAAAACATATTAGGATCAAACATAGGTAATAGTAACGAAATTACGATAACAGTAATTAAAGCTCCTCCTATTTTAAATAATACAATTGCCTTTAATCTGACACAACTAAATGGAGTATTGATTGAAGGTAGCTTACCAACAGGAGGAGGGGGCGCCAATTCATATATATACACTTGGTATATAATTGATGAAGATGGAGACTCGAGTGAATTACCTGACACATCATTCTCCTATATCCTCCATTCTCCTGAATTCGATAGATATTTTAATTCATCTAAAAATTTTGAAATAATAAGAAACATTCAGTCAGCAGGCAAATATTCAAGGAGTAACGCACTTGAGATACCGCATATTTCTGACATACAAAACAACATTATATCGATTAATAATAAGCAAGTAACTGGAGGAATACCTACTGGAGGAATAGGGATTTATAAATATTCTTGGTCAATATATTATACAGGAGATGCTATAGATTTTGACGAAACTACCAAAGACCTAGATTTAACTCCTTATCAAGAACTAATTAATAGAATATCACAAATAGATAACTCAGCGAGATTAATCAGAAAAGTATCATCCGGAAAAACATCAATAAGTAATGGTCTAAGCATTAATGGTATTACATCTAGATCTTTGCAGCAAGAAAACACATTAACATCTACTGTTTATCCAAATCCTTCATCAGGCTCTGTAAATTTCACAACAAATTTTTCTAGCAATAAAGAAATGGAAATAATTATTTATTCTGAAAAATCGAAAAAAACGCAAACAGTTTTTAAAGGAATTACTACTCCAAATCAAATCGTGAAATGGGATATCCCATCAAATTATCCAAAAGGAATATACTACTATAAAATTGTATCAGACAACAAACAGGTTAAATCTGGAAAAATTTTATATCAATAA